A window of the Tunturibacter empetritectus genome harbors these coding sequences:
- a CDS encoding APC family permease has translation MEQVAESEASLVRVPGLRANILSPMETLAQSISTIAPTTTPTMTIPLVFVLAGNGTWLAYLFATVAILLIALCISRFARYTSCSGSLYTYATSSLPPSISGIAGWALLLAYIATGASVAGGFINYANVFLLSITGKSAPTFLLAILCVGVSTFIAYRDVQVSARLMLWIEATSVALIAIVLALLLWRNGLHIDHAQLHLQGVTPSAVRLGVVLALFSFVGFESATTLGAEASNPLRTIPRAVIQSAVFTGLFFILCAYLETLGMHTAHQNLGESTAPMRVLATLAGVTPLGPFIDLGALVSMFACTLACITAAARVLMRMGHNGLVPQRLGLAHRKNATPGSAVVVSGVFTALPVTILALRGVAGTDIYGWMGSLAVYGFLTTYGLAAIALGLYLKRNHHLTSASLILSIATTLAIVLAIAGTLYPVPERPYNWLPYVYLVYILAGIAWFGFTTRRQSSAI, from the coding sequence ATGGAGCAAGTCGCCGAATCCGAAGCCTCCCTCGTTCGAGTCCCCGGTCTACGCGCGAACATCCTTTCGCCGATGGAAACCCTCGCCCAATCCATCTCCACCATCGCGCCCACAACCACACCGACCATGACCATCCCCCTGGTCTTCGTCCTCGCCGGCAACGGAACCTGGCTCGCCTACCTCTTCGCCACCGTCGCCATCCTGCTCATCGCTCTCTGTATCAGCCGCTTCGCCCGTTACACCTCCTGCTCCGGCTCGCTCTACACCTACGCCACCTCATCTCTGCCGCCATCCATCAGCGGCATCGCCGGCTGGGCACTTTTGCTCGCCTACATCGCTACGGGAGCCTCAGTCGCAGGGGGCTTCATCAACTACGCCAACGTCTTCCTCCTCTCGATCACCGGCAAGTCAGCCCCAACCTTCCTCCTCGCGATTCTCTGCGTCGGCGTCTCCACCTTCATCGCCTATCGTGACGTGCAGGTCTCCGCCCGCCTCATGCTCTGGATCGAAGCCACCTCTGTCGCGCTCATCGCCATCGTGCTCGCGCTCCTGCTCTGGCGCAACGGCCTCCACATCGATCACGCCCAACTCCACCTTCAAGGCGTCACGCCCTCAGCCGTCCGTCTAGGCGTCGTCCTCGCCCTCTTCAGCTTCGTCGGCTTCGAGAGCGCCACCACCCTCGGAGCCGAAGCCTCCAATCCGCTCCGCACCATTCCCCGCGCCGTCATCCAGAGCGCCGTCTTCACCGGGCTCTTCTTCATCCTCTGCGCCTATCTCGAAACCCTGGGTATGCACACCGCCCACCAGAACCTCGGCGAATCCACCGCCCCCATGCGCGTCCTCGCCACACTGGCCGGTGTCACGCCCCTTGGCCCCTTCATCGACCTCGGCGCTCTTGTCAGCATGTTCGCCTGTACCCTCGCCTGCATTACTGCGGCCGCACGCGTGCTCATGCGCATGGGCCACAACGGCCTGGTCCCCCAGCGACTAGGACTGGCCCACCGCAAAAACGCCACTCCAGGCTCAGCAGTCGTCGTCTCCGGAGTCTTCACCGCGCTTCCTGTGACGATCCTCGCTCTCCGCGGCGTCGCCGGAACCGATATCTATGGCTGGATGGGCTCTCTCGCCGTCTATGGCTTCCTCACCACCTACGGTCTCGCCGCAATCGCGCTGGGCCTCTATCTCAAGCGCAACCACCACCTCACCAGCGCTTCGCTGATCCTCTCCATCGCCACCACGCTCGCCATCGTCCTCGCAATCGCCGGAACCCTCTATCCGGTCCCCGAGCGTCCTTACAACTGGCTGCCGTACGTATACCTCGTTTACATCCTTGCCGGCATTGCATGGTTTGGCTTTACCACGCGTCGCCAATCCTCGGCAATCTAA
- a CDS encoding DUF2199 domain-containing protein, producing the protein MSIESGSGFGCRVCGERHALPLSYSVKAPLAVGAIPAEEFDQRVVITPDQCVIDGRDFYLRGRILVPVIGLEEPFVWGIWAEVSPKNFVRTNELWVVEGREKEPAFPGWLNSQLPVFGDTYNLEVSVQTQPVGQRPQFTIVDQDHPLAREQRDGITMERVEDIAVRMLHPVLPDGPAARGAVTS; encoded by the coding sequence ATGAGCATAGAGTCAGGGAGCGGATTTGGGTGCAGGGTTTGCGGCGAACGACATGCTCTGCCGTTGAGTTACAGTGTCAAGGCTCCGCTGGCCGTGGGTGCTATTCCAGCGGAGGAGTTTGATCAGCGAGTGGTGATAACTCCCGACCAGTGTGTGATCGATGGCAGGGACTTTTATCTCCGCGGACGTATTCTGGTGCCGGTGATTGGACTGGAGGAGCCGTTTGTCTGGGGGATCTGGGCGGAGGTGAGTCCAAAGAACTTTGTGCGGACGAATGAACTGTGGGTTGTTGAGGGGCGGGAGAAGGAGCCAGCGTTTCCGGGATGGCTGAATTCGCAGCTCCCGGTCTTTGGCGATACCTACAACCTTGAAGTGAGCGTGCAGACACAGCCGGTTGGGCAGCGGCCGCAGTTTACGATTGTCGATCAGGATCATCCGCTGGCAAGGGAGCAGAGGGATGGGATTACGATGGAGAGGGTGGAAGACATTGCGGTGAGGATGCTGCATCCGGTCCTGCCGGACGGGCCCGCTGCGCGCGGCGCGGTCACTTCGTGA
- a CDS encoding nucleoside deaminase translates to MTELERYRAMLEVALEEARTGRNEGGVPIGAALFDGEGRLLASGRNRRVQQDDPSVHGETDAFRRAGRQRSYKDKVMVTTLAPCWYCSGLIRQFGIRTLVVGESRNFAGGVGWLKELGVKVIDLDSQECSDLLTGFIAEKPEIWNEDIGEE, encoded by the coding sequence ATGACTGAGCTCGAGAGGTACCGCGCGATGCTGGAGGTCGCGTTGGAAGAGGCCCGCACCGGGCGGAACGAGGGTGGTGTTCCGATCGGTGCGGCGTTGTTCGATGGGGAGGGCAGGCTGCTGGCATCGGGAAGAAATCGCCGGGTGCAACAGGATGACCCGTCGGTGCATGGAGAGACCGATGCCTTTCGCCGCGCAGGCCGGCAGCGATCTTATAAGGACAAGGTGATGGTGACTACGCTTGCTCCCTGCTGGTACTGCAGTGGGCTGATTCGGCAGTTTGGTATTCGCACCCTGGTGGTTGGGGAGAGCAGGAATTTTGCTGGCGGGGTGGGGTGGCTGAAGGAGCTTGGTGTTAAGGTGATCGATCTTGATTCGCAGGAGTGTTCGGATCTGTTGACCGGGTTTATTGCGGAGAAGCCTGAGATCTGGAACGAGGATATCGGTGAGGAGTAA
- a CDS encoding DUF6496 domain-containing protein: MTTKKATTKKSVSKKTALKKTAAKKAPAKKSSVKKSPGRKYSPSASKNVETEMREMKKGTLKSGRSGKKVTNPKQAIAIGLSEARRAGKKVPPPPEKG, translated from the coding sequence ATGACTACAAAGAAGGCAACGACAAAGAAGTCAGTGAGTAAGAAGACAGCTTTAAAGAAGACGGCAGCTAAGAAGGCTCCGGCAAAGAAGAGTTCAGTAAAGAAAAGCCCGGGGCGGAAGTACAGTCCTTCGGCCAGCAAAAACGTTGAGACCGAGATGCGCGAGATGAAGAAGGGCACGCTGAAGAGCGGTCGCAGCGGGAAGAAGGTGACCAATCCGAAGCAGGCGATTGCGATTGGTTTGTCAGAGGCGCGGCGGGCCGGGAAGAAGGTTCCGCCGCCACCGGAGAAAGGGTAA